In the genome of Drosophila subpulchrella strain 33 F10 #4 breed RU33 chromosome 2L, RU_Dsub_v1.1 Primary Assembly, whole genome shotgun sequence, one region contains:
- the LOC119545932 gene encoding uncharacterized protein LOC119545932, with the protein MATSMLDTPIVSIYDMMVERHLKMRQDLKDAVKGAAKEKYGVADVKKPIIKSKPLPMNFPHTPELGSPSPPPANAITAAHLTKKQTFWKVQPPTEKEVIKKLVEKMVKGRGKSRPMTPKDCKSGKKTSPKLVLTPHRKRNMTGAPGLYRGKQKLSKSNSTEMKRLPLSPRKVEPGQKKEAPAPPPKPVKVKNTKIPAEKLIAPKRNPKLLENTTTGNAEVHIRKRWRI; encoded by the coding sequence ATGGCGACCTCCATGCTGGATACGCCGATAGTATCCATCTACGACATGATGGTGGAACGTCACCTGAAGATGCGCCAAGATCTAAAGGATGCTGTCAAAGGTGCGGCTAAAGAAAAATATGGAGTTGCCGATGTAAAGAAACCAATCATAAAATCTAAGCCCTTACCGATGAACTTCCCTCATACTCCGGAACTCGGGTCACCATCTCCGCCGCCGGCAAATGCGATAACTGCTGCACACCTGACCAAAAAGCAGACCTTCTGGAAAGTCCAACCGCCAACGGAGAAGGAGGTGATCAAGAAGCTGGTCGAGAAGATGGTCAAGGGTCGTGGCAAGTCAAGGCCCATGACCCCAAAAGATTGCAAGTCGGGCAAGAAGACCAGTCCCAAGCTGGTGCTCACTCCTCATCGCAAAAGGAACATGACCGGAGCCCCAGGATTGTATCGTGGCAAACAAAAGCTTAGCAAATCCAATTCCACTGAGATGAAGCGCTTGCCCCTTTCTCCAAGAAAGGTAGAACCTGGACAGAAGAAAGAAGCACCAGCACCGCCGCCTAAGCCGGTGAAAGTGAAGAACACGAAGATTCCGGCCGAGAAGTTGATTGCACCAAAGCGCAACCCCAAGTTATTAGAGAACACTACCACTGGTAATGCAGAGGTTCATATCCGAAAACGCTGGCGTATTTAA
- the LOC119546544 gene encoding ABC transporter G family member 21 isoform X1, protein MIISKDLFIFGEQIFATIIPEGGAAALATQQQHQQQQQQQQQQHQQQQQQPAIINSTATTTTATSLVINSTAGAAEQVVEESLKVATATATAATPAAAATLPAKQETVEVAPRKLAKIQKIPKEPEELKAKKKAKCEVAAVKAAAAPATHYEKMPMNLMIVESVETVDMGSSDNDNEATEQVPLVSASHRNLAKIVADCRLQIEVEPPPAAAAAAATVVAAPPATSDATAATSVAASDSSASSSSSSSSSSSSSSTSSEFTHTSQTTIPSTDNLTSSNGLANMGKSILVDAKSNSPASLAYHYDKSPVIPQKQHHNINICNSHHPHHHPQNHTQHSLQLTFQNLNVLHNERQILSDVSGFVSPCEVLAIMGPSGSGKTTLLDCLSGQRHIDGGSVFLNREPLSKKWRRRIGYVLQEEIFFPQLTLRETVVYTALLRLPESMPRAEKMRQVDHILEALELGCCQQTKFGDYLNRGLSGGEKKRANIACELLTNPLLMLLDEPTSGLDSHSAISLMKVLKRYAQLEQKTIVISVHQPSSQMFHMFDKLLLLHQGRTAYFGDVQNIYRHFEDIGVTIKPHYNPADFVLEQLKSHPDIREKLFIAAKESHGNYLNRNCITNSHNNQVSDSEAKGKKQPDSILIDDIINNYYNHRSKRHHHQYENLHHTGNGCQVEEDEEAAQHLVWCAADSQSNFSSCASSDCHSYSAGSGPGHSGDDDWLSYPTSFHTQFCVLSSRNFKEAKPRMLSKLNWFQTIGLALMAGAIWFQLPRTEEFLHDLQGWMFFSQTYWMLFALFGALNSFPSEREVVSKERRSGAYRLSAYYLAKMCAELPLVITLPTVYLMISYPMLGCTSLKLFFLMLIFLLINTIVAQSVGFFIGACCMDMNVSITLSALYTLATQLFGGYLSSRIPEGLSWIRYTSMIHYAYQNMQILEFREGAAIGCGSPSSYEICKQQSTEFIPYEEILKAQNSTSPLWLNTLILMMFFLVFRCLGYAVLRFLRCPKKT, encoded by the exons ATGATTATTTCCAAGGATCTTTTCATATTTGGCGAACAAATTTTTGCAACAATCATACCAGAAGGTGGAGCCGCAGCTTTAGcaacacagcagcaacatcagcagcagcagcagcaacagcagcagcaacatcagcagcagcaacaacagccgGCAATTATAAATTCAACAGCAACAACGACGACGGCAACTTCGTTGGTAATAAACTCGACAGCAGGAGCAGCTGAACAAGTTGTAGAGGAGTCATTAAAagtagcaacagcaacagcaacagcagcaacaccagcagcagcagcaacactaCCAGCTAAACAGGAAACAGTTGAAGTTGCTCCTCGCAAGTTggcaaaaattcaaaaaattccAAAGGAACCCGAGGAActgaaagccaagaaaaaggCAAAGTGTGAAGTAGCAGCAgtaaaagcagcagcagcaccggCAACTCATTACGAAAAAATGCCAATGAATTTGATGATCGTGGAAAGTGTTGAGACAGTCGATATGGGATCATCGGACAATGACAACGAGGCAACGGAGCAGGTACCGTTGGTGAGTGCCAGCCATCGCAATCTGGCCAAAATAGTGGCCGATTGTCGCCTCCAAATCGAAGTGGAGCccccaccagcagcagcagcagcagcagcaacagttgtCGCCGCCCCGCCAGCAACATCGGATGCTACGGCAGCAACATCGGTGGCAGCCAGCGACTCTTctgcatcatcatcatcatcttcgtcgtcgtcgtcatctTCCAGCTCCACATCCTCAGAATTTACGCACACATCACAGACCACGATACCAAGTACGGATAATCTAACGTCATCCAATGGCCTGGCCAATATGGGCAAAAGCATTTTAGTTGATGCCAAAAG TAACTCACCGGCATCTTTAGCTTACCACTATGACAAGTCTCCGGTCATCCCGCAAAAGCAACATCACAACATAAACATCTGCAACAGCCACCACCCACATCACCACCCCCAGAATCACACACAGCACAGTCTGCAGTTGACCTTTCAGAACCTCAATGTCTTGCACAACGAGCGCCAAATACTTTCCGATGTGAGTGGATTTGTCAG TCCCTGCGAGGTCCTGGCCATCATGGGTCCTTCGGGCAGTGGGAAGACCACTCTGCTGGACTGCCTCAGTGGCCAGAGGCATATAGATGGCGGCAGTGTCTTCCTCAACCGTGAGCCCCTGTCCAAAAAGTGGCGCCGAAGGATCGGCTATGTCCTGCAGGAGGAGATCTTCTTTCCCCAACTGACACTCCGCGAAACGGTGGTCTATACGGCACTACTGCGTCTGCCGGAATCGATGCCGCGGGCGGAGAAGATGCGCCAGGTGGACCATATTCTGGAGGCCCTGGAACTGGGGTGCTGTCAGCAGACCAAGTTCGGGGACTACCTCAACCGGGGACTTTCTGGTGGCGAGAAGAAAAGGGCGAATATTGCCTGCGAACTGCTTACCAATCCTCTGCTCATGCTCCTCGAT GAACCCACCTCCGGACTGGACAGTCACTCGGCCATCTCCCTGATGAAGGTCCTGAAGAGATATGCCCAGCTGGAGCAGAAGACCATCGTGATTAGTGTGCACCAGCCCTCGTCGCAGATGTTCCACATGTTCGACAAGCTGCTCCTGCTCCACCAGGGACGCACCGCCTACTTTGGGGACGTGCAGAATATCTACCGCCATTTCGAGGACATCGGGGTCACCATCAAGCCGCACTACAATCCCGCCGATTTTGTGC TGGAACAACTGAAATCACATCCGGATATCCGCGAGAAGCTCTTCATAGCCGCGAAGGAGTCGCACGGAAACTACCTGAACCGTAACTGCATCACGAATAGCCACAATAACCAGGTCAGCGATTCGGAAGCGAAAGGCAAGAAGCAGCCAGACAGCATCCTCATAGACGATATTATAAACAACTACTATAACCACCGATCCAAACGGCACCACCATCAGTACGAGAACCTGCACCACACGGGTAATGGTTGCCAGGTggaggaggatgaggaggCGGCCCAGCACTTGGTCTGGTGTGCGGCTGACTCGCAGTCCAACTTCAGTTCCTGTGCCTCCAGCGATTGCCATTCCTATAGTGCTGGCAGTGGGCCAGGTCATTCGGGAGATGACGACTGGCTGTCGTATCCCACCAGCTTCCACACCCAGTTCTGCGTTCTCTCCAGCCGCAATTTCAAGGAGGCCAAGCCGCGAATGCTGTCCAAACTCAACTGGTTCCAGACCATCGGACTGGCCCTGATGGCCGGCGCCATTTGGTTCCAGCTGCCGCGAACCGAGGAGTTTCTCCACGACCTTCAGGGATGGATGTTCTTTTCGCAGACCTACTGGATGCTCTTCGCCCTCTTTGGGGCCCTCAATTCAT TCCCCTCGGAGCGAGAGGTGGTGAGCAAGGAACGCCGCTCCGGGGCCTATAGACTATCCGCCTATTATCTGGCCAAAATGTGTGCCGAGCTGCCCTTGGTCATCACTCTGCCCACGGTCTACCTCATGATAAGCTATCCCATGCTGGGCTGCACTAG CTTAAAGCTCTTCTTCCTAATGCTCATCTTCCTGCTGATCAACACGATTGTGGCCCAGAGCGTGGGCTTCTTCATCGGAGCCTGCTGCATGGACATGAATGTGAGCATCACCCTGAGCGCCCTGTACACGCTGGCCACCCAGCTATTCGGGGGATATCTGTCCTCCCGCATTCCGGAGGGCCTCAGCTGGATCCGCTACACCTCCATGATCCACTATGCCTACCAGAACATGCAGATTCTCGAGTTCCGAGAGGGTGCGGCTATAGG ctGTGGATCGCCCAGCAGCTACGAGATCTGCAAACAGCAGTCAACCGAATTCATTCCATACGAGGAAATACTAAAAGCCCAAAACTCGACATCACCGCTCTGGCTGAATACGCTGATCCTGATGATGTTCTTCCTGGTATTCAGGTGCCTGGGATACGCGGTGTTGCGCTTCCTGCGATGCCCAAAAAAGACGTGA
- the LOC119546544 gene encoding ABC transporter G family member 21 isoform X2, with protein sequence MPMNLMIVESVETVDMGSSDNDNEATEQVPLVSASHRNLAKIVADCRLQIEVEPPPAAAAAAATVVAAPPATSDATAATSVAASDSSASSSSSSSSSSSSSSTSSEFTHTSQTTIPSTDNLTSSNGLANMGKSILVDAKSNSPASLAYHYDKSPVIPQKQHHNINICNSHHPHHHPQNHTQHSLQLTFQNLNVLHNERQILSDVSGFVSPCEVLAIMGPSGSGKTTLLDCLSGQRHIDGGSVFLNREPLSKKWRRRIGYVLQEEIFFPQLTLRETVVYTALLRLPESMPRAEKMRQVDHILEALELGCCQQTKFGDYLNRGLSGGEKKRANIACELLTNPLLMLLDEPTSGLDSHSAISLMKVLKRYAQLEQKTIVISVHQPSSQMFHMFDKLLLLHQGRTAYFGDVQNIYRHFEDIGVTIKPHYNPADFVLEQLKSHPDIREKLFIAAKESHGNYLNRNCITNSHNNQVSDSEAKGKKQPDSILIDDIINNYYNHRSKRHHHQYENLHHTGNGCQVEEDEEAAQHLVWCAADSQSNFSSCASSDCHSYSAGSGPGHSGDDDWLSYPTSFHTQFCVLSSRNFKEAKPRMLSKLNWFQTIGLALMAGAIWFQLPRTEEFLHDLQGWMFFSQTYWMLFALFGALNSFPSEREVVSKERRSGAYRLSAYYLAKMCAELPLVITLPTVYLMISYPMLGCTSLKLFFLMLIFLLINTIVAQSVGFFIGACCMDMNVSITLSALYTLATQLFGGYLSSRIPEGLSWIRYTSMIHYAYQNMQILEFREGAAIGCGSPSSYEICKQQSTEFIPYEEILKAQNSTSPLWLNTLILMMFFLVFRCLGYAVLRFLRCPKKT encoded by the exons ATGCCAATGAATTTGATGATCGTGGAAAGTGTTGAGACAGTCGATATGGGATCATCGGACAATGACAACGAGGCAACGGAGCAGGTACCGTTGGTGAGTGCCAGCCATCGCAATCTGGCCAAAATAGTGGCCGATTGTCGCCTCCAAATCGAAGTGGAGCccccaccagcagcagcagcagcagcagcaacagttgtCGCCGCCCCGCCAGCAACATCGGATGCTACGGCAGCAACATCGGTGGCAGCCAGCGACTCTTctgcatcatcatcatcatcttcgtcgtcgtcgtcatctTCCAGCTCCACATCCTCAGAATTTACGCACACATCACAGACCACGATACCAAGTACGGATAATCTAACGTCATCCAATGGCCTGGCCAATATGGGCAAAAGCATTTTAGTTGATGCCAAAAG TAACTCACCGGCATCTTTAGCTTACCACTATGACAAGTCTCCGGTCATCCCGCAAAAGCAACATCACAACATAAACATCTGCAACAGCCACCACCCACATCACCACCCCCAGAATCACACACAGCACAGTCTGCAGTTGACCTTTCAGAACCTCAATGTCTTGCACAACGAGCGCCAAATACTTTCCGATGTGAGTGGATTTGTCAG TCCCTGCGAGGTCCTGGCCATCATGGGTCCTTCGGGCAGTGGGAAGACCACTCTGCTGGACTGCCTCAGTGGCCAGAGGCATATAGATGGCGGCAGTGTCTTCCTCAACCGTGAGCCCCTGTCCAAAAAGTGGCGCCGAAGGATCGGCTATGTCCTGCAGGAGGAGATCTTCTTTCCCCAACTGACACTCCGCGAAACGGTGGTCTATACGGCACTACTGCGTCTGCCGGAATCGATGCCGCGGGCGGAGAAGATGCGCCAGGTGGACCATATTCTGGAGGCCCTGGAACTGGGGTGCTGTCAGCAGACCAAGTTCGGGGACTACCTCAACCGGGGACTTTCTGGTGGCGAGAAGAAAAGGGCGAATATTGCCTGCGAACTGCTTACCAATCCTCTGCTCATGCTCCTCGAT GAACCCACCTCCGGACTGGACAGTCACTCGGCCATCTCCCTGATGAAGGTCCTGAAGAGATATGCCCAGCTGGAGCAGAAGACCATCGTGATTAGTGTGCACCAGCCCTCGTCGCAGATGTTCCACATGTTCGACAAGCTGCTCCTGCTCCACCAGGGACGCACCGCCTACTTTGGGGACGTGCAGAATATCTACCGCCATTTCGAGGACATCGGGGTCACCATCAAGCCGCACTACAATCCCGCCGATTTTGTGC TGGAACAACTGAAATCACATCCGGATATCCGCGAGAAGCTCTTCATAGCCGCGAAGGAGTCGCACGGAAACTACCTGAACCGTAACTGCATCACGAATAGCCACAATAACCAGGTCAGCGATTCGGAAGCGAAAGGCAAGAAGCAGCCAGACAGCATCCTCATAGACGATATTATAAACAACTACTATAACCACCGATCCAAACGGCACCACCATCAGTACGAGAACCTGCACCACACGGGTAATGGTTGCCAGGTggaggaggatgaggaggCGGCCCAGCACTTGGTCTGGTGTGCGGCTGACTCGCAGTCCAACTTCAGTTCCTGTGCCTCCAGCGATTGCCATTCCTATAGTGCTGGCAGTGGGCCAGGTCATTCGGGAGATGACGACTGGCTGTCGTATCCCACCAGCTTCCACACCCAGTTCTGCGTTCTCTCCAGCCGCAATTTCAAGGAGGCCAAGCCGCGAATGCTGTCCAAACTCAACTGGTTCCAGACCATCGGACTGGCCCTGATGGCCGGCGCCATTTGGTTCCAGCTGCCGCGAACCGAGGAGTTTCTCCACGACCTTCAGGGATGGATGTTCTTTTCGCAGACCTACTGGATGCTCTTCGCCCTCTTTGGGGCCCTCAATTCAT TCCCCTCGGAGCGAGAGGTGGTGAGCAAGGAACGCCGCTCCGGGGCCTATAGACTATCCGCCTATTATCTGGCCAAAATGTGTGCCGAGCTGCCCTTGGTCATCACTCTGCCCACGGTCTACCTCATGATAAGCTATCCCATGCTGGGCTGCACTAG CTTAAAGCTCTTCTTCCTAATGCTCATCTTCCTGCTGATCAACACGATTGTGGCCCAGAGCGTGGGCTTCTTCATCGGAGCCTGCTGCATGGACATGAATGTGAGCATCACCCTGAGCGCCCTGTACACGCTGGCCACCCAGCTATTCGGGGGATATCTGTCCTCCCGCATTCCGGAGGGCCTCAGCTGGATCCGCTACACCTCCATGATCCACTATGCCTACCAGAACATGCAGATTCTCGAGTTCCGAGAGGGTGCGGCTATAGG ctGTGGATCGCCCAGCAGCTACGAGATCTGCAAACAGCAGTCAACCGAATTCATTCCATACGAGGAAATACTAAAAGCCCAAAACTCGACATCACCGCTCTGGCTGAATACGCTGATCCTGATGATGTTCTTCCTGGTATTCAGGTGCCTGGGATACGCGGTGTTGCGCTTCCTGCGATGCCCAAAAAAGACGTGA
- the LOC119546544 gene encoding ABC transporter G family member 21 isoform X3, translating into MSCTTSAKYFPIPCEVLAIMGPSGSGKTTLLDCLSGQRHIDGGSVFLNREPLSKKWRRRIGYVLQEEIFFPQLTLRETVVYTALLRLPESMPRAEKMRQVDHILEALELGCCQQTKFGDYLNRGLSGGEKKRANIACELLTNPLLMLLDEPTSGLDSHSAISLMKVLKRYAQLEQKTIVISVHQPSSQMFHMFDKLLLLHQGRTAYFGDVQNIYRHFEDIGVTIKPHYNPADFVLEQLKSHPDIREKLFIAAKESHGNYLNRNCITNSHNNQVSDSEAKGKKQPDSILIDDIINNYYNHRSKRHHHQYENLHHTGNGCQVEEDEEAAQHLVWCAADSQSNFSSCASSDCHSYSAGSGPGHSGDDDWLSYPTSFHTQFCVLSSRNFKEAKPRMLSKLNWFQTIGLALMAGAIWFQLPRTEEFLHDLQGWMFFSQTYWMLFALFGALNSFPSEREVVSKERRSGAYRLSAYYLAKMCAELPLVITLPTVYLMISYPMLGCTSLKLFFLMLIFLLINTIVAQSVGFFIGACCMDMNVSITLSALYTLATQLFGGYLSSRIPEGLSWIRYTSMIHYAYQNMQILEFREGAAIGCGSPSSYEICKQQSTEFIPYEEILKAQNSTSPLWLNTLILMMFFLVFRCLGYAVLRFLRCPKKT; encoded by the exons ATGTCTTGCACAACGAGCGCCAAATACTTTCCGAT TCCCTGCGAGGTCCTGGCCATCATGGGTCCTTCGGGCAGTGGGAAGACCACTCTGCTGGACTGCCTCAGTGGCCAGAGGCATATAGATGGCGGCAGTGTCTTCCTCAACCGTGAGCCCCTGTCCAAAAAGTGGCGCCGAAGGATCGGCTATGTCCTGCAGGAGGAGATCTTCTTTCCCCAACTGACACTCCGCGAAACGGTGGTCTATACGGCACTACTGCGTCTGCCGGAATCGATGCCGCGGGCGGAGAAGATGCGCCAGGTGGACCATATTCTGGAGGCCCTGGAACTGGGGTGCTGTCAGCAGACCAAGTTCGGGGACTACCTCAACCGGGGACTTTCTGGTGGCGAGAAGAAAAGGGCGAATATTGCCTGCGAACTGCTTACCAATCCTCTGCTCATGCTCCTCGAT GAACCCACCTCCGGACTGGACAGTCACTCGGCCATCTCCCTGATGAAGGTCCTGAAGAGATATGCCCAGCTGGAGCAGAAGACCATCGTGATTAGTGTGCACCAGCCCTCGTCGCAGATGTTCCACATGTTCGACAAGCTGCTCCTGCTCCACCAGGGACGCACCGCCTACTTTGGGGACGTGCAGAATATCTACCGCCATTTCGAGGACATCGGGGTCACCATCAAGCCGCACTACAATCCCGCCGATTTTGTGC TGGAACAACTGAAATCACATCCGGATATCCGCGAGAAGCTCTTCATAGCCGCGAAGGAGTCGCACGGAAACTACCTGAACCGTAACTGCATCACGAATAGCCACAATAACCAGGTCAGCGATTCGGAAGCGAAAGGCAAGAAGCAGCCAGACAGCATCCTCATAGACGATATTATAAACAACTACTATAACCACCGATCCAAACGGCACCACCATCAGTACGAGAACCTGCACCACACGGGTAATGGTTGCCAGGTggaggaggatgaggaggCGGCCCAGCACTTGGTCTGGTGTGCGGCTGACTCGCAGTCCAACTTCAGTTCCTGTGCCTCCAGCGATTGCCATTCCTATAGTGCTGGCAGTGGGCCAGGTCATTCGGGAGATGACGACTGGCTGTCGTATCCCACCAGCTTCCACACCCAGTTCTGCGTTCTCTCCAGCCGCAATTTCAAGGAGGCCAAGCCGCGAATGCTGTCCAAACTCAACTGGTTCCAGACCATCGGACTGGCCCTGATGGCCGGCGCCATTTGGTTCCAGCTGCCGCGAACCGAGGAGTTTCTCCACGACCTTCAGGGATGGATGTTCTTTTCGCAGACCTACTGGATGCTCTTCGCCCTCTTTGGGGCCCTCAATTCAT TCCCCTCGGAGCGAGAGGTGGTGAGCAAGGAACGCCGCTCCGGGGCCTATAGACTATCCGCCTATTATCTGGCCAAAATGTGTGCCGAGCTGCCCTTGGTCATCACTCTGCCCACGGTCTACCTCATGATAAGCTATCCCATGCTGGGCTGCACTAG CTTAAAGCTCTTCTTCCTAATGCTCATCTTCCTGCTGATCAACACGATTGTGGCCCAGAGCGTGGGCTTCTTCATCGGAGCCTGCTGCATGGACATGAATGTGAGCATCACCCTGAGCGCCCTGTACACGCTGGCCACCCAGCTATTCGGGGGATATCTGTCCTCCCGCATTCCGGAGGGCCTCAGCTGGATCCGCTACACCTCCATGATCCACTATGCCTACCAGAACATGCAGATTCTCGAGTTCCGAGAGGGTGCGGCTATAGG ctGTGGATCGCCCAGCAGCTACGAGATCTGCAAACAGCAGTCAACCGAATTCATTCCATACGAGGAAATACTAAAAGCCCAAAACTCGACATCACCGCTCTGGCTGAATACGCTGATCCTGATGATGTTCTTCCTGGTATTCAGGTGCCTGGGATACGCGGTGTTGCGCTTCCTGCGATGCCCAAAAAAGACGTGA